GATCGACTCCACAACCCCGGGGTATACGGACCGTTCGACAAGGAGTCGCGTCGGCAGAAAACAGCCCTGGCCGCTGTTCTGAGCGGTACCGAGTACGGCTGCCATTCTGGCGGCAGTCGCAATGTCTGCGTCGGCGAACATGATCGACGCGGATTTCCCACCCAGCTCGAGAACTGTGGGGATATGCCGCCTGGCCGCGGCCTCGGACACCTTCTGTCCGGCAGCACCGCCTCCGGTGAAGCTGACCAATGCGATGTCGAGGTGGTTGCACAGAGCTGCACCGACCTCCGGTCCACCGGGTATCACGTTGACCAAACCTGCGGGAAGCCCGGCGCGACCCACCAGGCTGGCGAAATACAGGCTCGAGAATGGAGCGAGCTCAGAAGGCTTGAGGACTACGCCGTTGCCGGCCGCCAGCGCGGGTGCCACTTTCAATGCGAGCGCAATGACCGGACCATTCCACGGGATTATCGCGCCGACGACCCCGTAGGGTGCGCAGCGCGTGTAGTCAAGCCCCTCCCCGTCGCGGAGCACCGACGGGACGGTGCCCTCGATCTTGTCCGCATATCCCGCGTAGTGCTTGAACCAGTCCGCTGCCGCCCTGGCGGCTGCCCGCGAGGCGCGATACGGCATACCCATCTCAAGTGTCACCAGCGACGCGAGTGTGTCCGCGTGCTGATCGACCTGTTGTCCCAGCGCGAAGAGGAGGTCACGGCGAGTTCTCGGCGACAGTTCGATCCATGCACGCTGTGCACGAGCCGTCGAACTGACCGCCCGGTCGAGGTCCGAGACAGAGGGCAGCGTCCAAGTGCCCAGCTCGACTCCGGTGGCGGGGTCGATATGGGTGTGAACCTCTCCCGTCGTGTCGAGGTACCAGTCACCGTCAATCCACGCCGCCGCAGCAGGCAGCGCTGCCCGGGCGGACTCGGCCGTGGGCGTTGACCTCTGCATCGTCATGAGCCTGCCAATCCTGAGATGAAGGAATGCTTTTCACCCGCCATGTCAGTGGCCCAGCCGAACGAGCATTCGCTCGCGGTGAGCGGCGGGTGTGCCGAACAGCACCTCATCGCCGCGCGCTCGGCGGAAGTACAGGTGTGCTGGATGCTCCCATGTGAAGCCAATACCTCCATGGACCTGGATGGTCTCGGCTGCAACATGTTTGAAAGCCTCTGAGCAGTACGCCTTCGCCAGACTCGCGACCACCGAACGGTCATCCGTGAGCTCATCGAGAGCGACCGCCGCCGCCACCGCCGCCGACGTGGCCGTTTCGACGTCAAGCAGCATGTCCGCACACTTGTGCTTGATCACCTGAAACGATCCGATCACCCGCTCGAACTGCTCGCGTATCTGTGCGTACTCGACACTCAGTTCCAAGGCCCGCCGCGCGGCCCCCACCTGTTGGGCGGCCACACCGACCAGGGCTGCGTCCAGCGCTGCCTCAACGTAGTCCGATGCCGCACCGTCCGCGCCGATCAGTGTCGCCTCAACATCGGCGAAGCACAGATCTGCGTGTTCGCGAGTGAGATCGAGGGTTTCGAGCTTTCGGCGACTCACTCCAGCGGCGTCGGCCTCAACGAGGAACAGGCCGTGCCCGGTGTCGGTGCGGGCCACGACGAGCAGGGCTCCCGCGGCCACACCATCGAGGACGAAACGCCGGCGGCCGTTGAGGACATACCCCTCGGACCGCCGGTCGGCGGTGACCGCTGCGTCGTCGGCCGACCACTGTCCGAAGTCGTCGGTGAATGCGAGGGTGGCGATGAGCGACCCATCGGCGATCGCCGGCAGGACCCGGGCACACGCGTCGCGATCGCCAGAGGCCAGCAGTGCCGCGGGCACCAGCACGGCCGTCGACAGGAACGGCGCACACACCAGCGCGCGGCCCATCTCCTCGAGCACAACCTCCAAATCTGCGTACGCGAATTCCCCACCGCCGTACTCCTCGGGAATCACCATCCCGGCCAACCCCAGCTGAGTGGCCATCGCGTCCCACATCGTTCGGTCGTACGACTCCTCCGAGGCAATCGTGGCGCGCACAGCACTCTCATCGGAGTACTTCTCGAAGAATCCACGCGTCACCGCACGCAACTCGGTCCGTTCAGCGTCGTCGACCGCACCCATATGACCTCCAATTGCGGCGCAGGCAGTCGCGATCCCAGCACCCACACGCCAAATCGATTTATTAGTAATCGATATACTAGGCGTGTGCGGTGATCAAAGCAACCCTGGCCGGACCCCGTGAACTGGTCCACGGCGAACGAGAGTCGTTCATCGGTGGGTACAGGTGGCAGCGTAGCGGGCTGGTGGCAGATAGCCCAGCGATGAGTGCCGGCGGTGGTGGTTGTAGTCGTGTTTCCAGTCGCTGATGACGACGCGGGCGTGGGCCAGGGACCAGAAGCTGTTGATGTTGAGGCATTCGTCGCGCAGGCGGGAGTTGAAGGATTCAACGTAGCCGTTGCGCCAAGGGTTCGCCGGGCGGAATGAAGTGCAACCCAACCTGGCCTGAGGCCCAGTCAGCCATTGCGCCACAGGCCAATTCGGGTCCGTTGTCACACCGCAATACTGCGGGGTAGGTGCCGCGTGCGGCGGCGACCCGGTCGAGCTCCCCGGTGAGGTCATCGCCGGTGATACTGCGCTCGACCATGCCGCCGAGGCATTCGCGGGTGTGCTCGTCGATGATCGACACGATCTTGATCGGCCGGCCGTCGGTCGTCACGTCGAACTGGAAGTCGACGGCCCACACCCTGTCCGGCGCATCGGCAACGACCTCTGGCGGGGCGGTGGAGGTGCCGTGTCGTTTGCGCTTGCGCCGCTGCGGCACCCGCAGACCTTCCTCGCGCCAAAGGCGTTGGATTCTCTTGTGATTCACTTGCCAGCCCTCGTCGCGAGCATCGTGGTAGGCGGGCCGGAAACCACGTCGGGGATGCTTCTTGGCCCAGTCGCGTAGCCACTGCCGCAATGCGGCGTCGGGATCCTCAGGCGTCGCCGCGAGAGGTTCGTGGCGTTGGGTGGCGCGGTGTTGCCCGGCAACGCGACAGGCGAACCGCTCGCTGACCCCCAGCACGCGCTGGAGGTGACGAACGGCCGCCCGCCGGCGTTCCGGGCCTAGAAGTTTCCCTTGGCGATCTCCCGCAGCGCGTCCTTCTCCAACTCGGCATCGGCCAACAGTCTCTTGAGGGTGGCGTTCTCGCGTTCGAGGTCCTTGAGACGCTTGGCGTCCTCGGCCTTCAGCCCGCCGAACTGGTTGCGCCAGCGGTGATAGGTAGCCTCGGAGATACCGAGTTCGCGGCAGACCGCCGCGGTGTCCTTGCCCTCGGCCAACAGTCGGTCCGCAGCCATCAGCTTGCGCACAATCTGCTCGGGACTGTGCCGTTTCCTCGTCGCCATGATCTTGTCGAGCCTTCCTGCCCACAACGTGGGCCGCAAGACTCTCATAAGCCATGGATCAACCAATCGGGGTCAGGCCAACCCCTCCGGGCCATCGCCACCGTGAGCTCTCACAACCATCACTCCAATCGGAAACGAATCCGGTGAAAAGTTAGCTGTATACCGACGTATCATGAGGGGAACATGTCTGCGCAGCCCACGACCAGTCCGTCGGCCCCGAACGCGGCCTCCGTCGTCGCCGCCGCGATCCGCAAGCAGATCGTGATGGGCGAACTGTCCGAAGGGGAACTGCTGCCCAGCGAGGCAGAGCTCCTCAAACAGCTCAAGGTGTCCCGTCCCACCTTGCGTCAGGCATTTCGAATTCTGGAGGCGGAGCACCTGATCACGGTGCAGCGTGGATCCCGCGGCGGGACAACAGTCCATCGGCCATCCGGCCGACTTGCCGCCCGGTACCTCAGCGATCTGCTCCAGTATCGCCGTGTGTCCATCGGTGATGTGTTCCGCGCGCGGATGATGATCGAGCCAGCCGCAGTGGCACAGCTAGCACGCCACCGTGACGACGCAGCCATTGCCGAGCTGTCCAGGATCGTCGCCGCCCAGAGACTGTCGAATCAGGGCACACGGCTGACCGCCGGTCTCGAGGAGAACTTTCACGTCCGACTGGTTGAACTGGCCGGCAACGCAACCATCGCCGAGTACGGCAAGCTGGTACACCACCTCATCAACGGCTACCTGAACTGTGACTTCGACTCATCCGCGGACATCATCGATGCTCACGATCGTCTCGTCCACCTGCTCAGTGCAGGTGCGGTACATGCAGCTACTGAGCACTGGCGCCAGCACCTCGATGCGGTGCGCGACATCGTCGCCGAGAAACACGATATGGACGGCCTTCTCAGCCTGACTCCGTGAGGACGCGGGCTGCAGTCCCAGGCCACTGCGGCTGCAGCCCGCTCATGTCACGCGTGCCGCCCGCCGGTCACTTCTAGAACCGCAGCGGTCATATAGCTGGACATGTCAGAGGCGAGAAATGCCGCCACTGAAGCGATCTCAGATGGTGCCCCTGCCCGACCCATCGGAATCTCATCCATCTTCGCTTTCCAGACATCCTCACGCATGGCCTCGGTCATCGGCGTACGAATCAATCCGGGGGCAATTGCATTCACTCGAACACCGTGGCGGGCAAGTTCTTTCGCTGCAGCCTTGGTGAGGCCCACGATCCCAGCCTTCGCCGCACTGTAGTTGGTCTGCCCCACCAATCCGACTTTGCCGGAGATCGATGACATGTTGATGATGGATCCACCGCGCTGCTCGCGCATCACCGCACCCAGCGGCACGAACGCCAAGCCAGGTGCCGCGCAGATGAGTGCCGATGACCGCGTCGAACTGATCGACGGTCATGGTGCGCATCGTCGCGTCACGTGTGATTCCTGCGTTGTTCACCATGATATCGATGGTGCCGAACCGATCTGCGCATTCACCGACAGCTCTGTTGACGTCGTCTTCGCTGCCGACGTCGCACCGTGTGAACTGCGCCTCGAATCCCCTTTCGTGCAGATTGACTGCAGCCTCCCGAGCCCTGTCCTCATCGATGTCCGCGATGAGCACCCCTGCACCGTGCACCGCGAACTCCTGCGCTATCGCCAGACCGAGCCCCTGTCCCGCGCCGGTGATCAGCGCGGCACGTCCGGCCAGCAGTTTCGATTTCTCCAATATATTCGGTTTCTCCTCAGTTCGACGAGCACAGCTCACGGGCCAGTGCGGCGGCGGCGGGCCGATCGACCTTGCCATTCGCCACTCGAGGTAACGCGTCGACGACGAACACTCGCCTGGGCCGCTTGTACGGCGCTAGCCTGTCACCGATCTTCTCGATGAGATCAGCCGCACTGCAATCACTTTCAGCAATCGCGACGGGCACCTCGCCGAGTCGGTCATCGGGAACCCCGACCACAGTGACCTCGCGGACACTCCTGTCCTCGGCCAATGCGGCCTCCACCTCCTCGGGCACGATGTTGAAGCCGCCACAGATGATGATGTTCTTGATTCGGCCGGTGATGAAGAGGTATCCGTCCTCATCGACACGCCCCTGGTCGCCGGTGCGCAGCCAACCCTCATCATCGACAGGTTGCACGGCATCCCCACCGATGTAACCCGATGTCGCCGAGCGTGCCCGGACCACGATCTCGCCGACCTCACCGCCAGCGACCTCCTCGCCGTCCGGACCGACGATCCGAAGCTCAACCCCCGGAAGTGGGCGTCCGACCGATCCCGGCTTGCGCCGACCGCTGAGCACGTCCTTGACACTTTCGATGGCGATCCCGCCGAATGCCTCCGTCTGACCGTATGCCTGCAGCACCGGGACGCCGAATCGCTTCTCGAACTCCTCACGCAACGCCGGCGGCAACGGTGCCGTACCCGACGACACGTACCGAACCTTCCCCAGATCCGCATTGTCGGGCAGGTTTTCGAGCAACATACGCATCATCGCCGGATTGATGGTCAGATTGTCGATTCCGTGCCGGTCGATCAGTGATTTCGCCATGGTCGCATCGAACTTGCGAAGAAGTGCGATCGTTCGCCCCACGTAGAGCGCAAACAGTAGCCGCACCACACCTGCGGTGTGCGACAACGGGTTTGAAATGAGATTGGGCGGCCTCGCGATGTCCGAGATCGGTGTCGGAGAGGTGTCCGAGCGGAAGGCGGCGACTGTGGCACGCAAGTTCGCCCATGCGTTGTCGTGGGTAAGGACCACACCCTTTGGCTGCCCGGTGGTCCCGGAAGTCAAGAGAACCAGGGCTGGCGACGATCCCGGCACGGCGGGCACTGAGTATGTCTGGGCCAGTTGCGCAGCATCCACAGCACCCGACGCGGGGAACCGGGCAATCGCGATGCACGGCAGGCCCACCGACCTCGCGGGGAGATCCTCGGGATCGGCGATGATCGCCTTTGCCCCCATCGACGTCGCCACCGACGTCACATCCCTCGAAGGGGCGGCGGGATGCATGACGATCGCACCCGCGCCACCCATCCACACTCCACCGACCGCAGCCAGGAAGCGTTCGTCGTTGCCGAGTCGGACGATCACGAGGTCCCCCGCGCCGACAGCCTGGGCCCGCAGACCACGCGCGACCCGCACAGCCTCCGCGCCGATCGACTGATAGGTCCACGGTCCTTCGTCCTCCACGTATGCGAACCCGCGCTCGGGCTTCTCATCGAGCCGCCATCGCAGCAGAGCCGCGATGGATCCCTCGGTGGTCCAGGTCATTCCACCCATCCTCCCAGCATCCTCATCAAATAGATATATGATAGCGCGAGTTATTCGCGATAGCTGCGTCCGCCAAGGTCCTGTGGAACAGCCGGGCAGGTGCAGTCACCGGGCGCCACCCATCCAGCCTCACCCGAAAGGAATGCCGCATGTCCGTCAAGTACCTCGAAGATCTCAATCCGGGTGATGTCTTCACCAGCGCTTCACGAACGGTGACCGAAGCCGACGTCGTCGGCTTCGCTGGACTCAGCGGCGACTTCAACCCGATCCACACCGATGTCGAGTTCTGCAAGACCACCCCGTACGGCCAGCGCGTCGTGTACGGACTCCTCGGATTGTCGATGCTCACTGGACTCCTCGACCGCACCG
This DNA window, taken from Mycolicibacterium sp. MU0050, encodes the following:
- a CDS encoding aldehyde dehydrogenase family protein, which translates into the protein MTMQRSTPTAESARAALPAAAAWIDGDWYLDTTGEVHTHIDPATGVELGTWTLPSVSDLDRAVSSTARAQRAWIELSPRTRRDLLFALGQQVDQHADTLASLVTLEMGMPYRASRAAARAAADWFKHYAGYADKIEGTVPSVLRDGEGLDYTRCAPYGVVGAIIPWNGPVIALALKVAPALAAGNGVVLKPSELAPFSSLYFASLVGRAGLPAGLVNVIPGGPEVGAALCNHLDIALVSFTGGGAAGQKVSEAAARRHIPTVLELGGKSASIMFADADIATAARMAAVLGTAQNSGQGCFLPTRLLVERSVYPGVVESIIATVENLRLGDPFDPAVAMGPVVNQAARERILSLIVAARERGDGRLVAGGNCPGGELSSGSYIHPTVFVDVHPDSPLAQNEVFGPVLSVIPFDTEEEAISIANNTRFGLAGYVWTRDLGRAHRVAAALEAGYVSVNSMAALPPEAPFGGWKDSGRGVEGGREGLGEFLRTKNVHVMW
- a CDS encoding acyl-CoA dehydrogenase family protein, producing the protein MGAVDDAERTELRAVTRGFFEKYSDESAVRATIASEESYDRTMWDAMATQLGLAGMVIPEEYGGGEFAYADLEVVLEEMGRALVCAPFLSTAVLVPAALLASGDRDACARVLPAIADGSLIATLAFTDDFGQWSADDAAVTADRRSEGYVLNGRRRFVLDGVAAGALLVVARTDTGHGLFLVEADAAGVSRRKLETLDLTREHADLCFADVEATLIGADGAASDYVEAALDAALVGVAAQQVGAARRALELSVEYAQIREQFERVIGSFQVIKHKCADMLLDVETATSAAVAAAVALDELTDDRSVVASLAKAYCSEAFKHVAAETIQVHGGIGFTWEHPAHLYFRRARGDEVLFGTPAAHRERMLVRLGH
- a CDS encoding FadR/GntR family transcriptional regulator produces the protein MSAQPTTSPSAPNAASVVAAAIRKQIVMGELSEGELLPSEAELLKQLKVSRPTLRQAFRILEAEHLITVQRGSRGGTTVHRPSGRLAARYLSDLLQYRRVSIGDVFRARMMIEPAAVAQLARHRDDAAIAELSRIVAAQRLSNQGTRLTAGLEENFHVRLVELAGNATIAEYGKLVHHLINGYLNCDFDSSADIIDAHDRLVHLLSAGAVHAATEHWRQHLDAVRDIVAEKHDMDGLLSLTP
- a CDS encoding class I adenylate-forming enzyme family protein, translated to MTWTTEGSIAALLRWRLDEKPERGFAYVEDEGPWTYQSIGAEAVRVARGLRAQAVGAGDLVIVRLGNDERFLAAVGGVWMGGAGAIVMHPAAPSRDVTSVATSMGAKAIIADPEDLPARSVGLPCIAIARFPASGAVDAAQLAQTYSVPAVPGSSPALVLLTSGTTGQPKGVVLTHDNAWANLRATVAAFRSDTSPTPISDIARPPNLISNPLSHTAGVVRLLFALYVGRTIALLRKFDATMAKSLIDRHGIDNLTINPAMMRMLLENLPDNADLGKVRYVSSGTAPLPPALREEFEKRFGVPVLQAYGQTEAFGGIAIESVKDVLSGRRKPGSVGRPLPGVELRIVGPDGEEVAGGEVGEIVVRARSATSGYIGGDAVQPVDDEGWLRTGDQGRVDEDGYLFITGRIKNIIICGGFNIVPEEVEAALAEDRSVREVTVVGVPDDRLGEVPVAIAESDCSAADLIEKIGDRLAPYKRPRRVFVVDALPRVANGKVDRPAAAALARELCSSN